One window of the Nocardia huaxiensis genome contains the following:
- the eccD gene encoding type VII secretion integral membrane protein EccD — protein sequence MTESLSGGARVAEVELCRVSVIGGNTQVDVGLPATVPIGAFIGDLVALIASRNPDPVDAEEGSAALKSEHWTLARLGRDALPPGRTLAEAEVYDGELLVLRAVGAKEAPALFDDVIDAVARLTANDFRGWSPVAAKWSGLIVAVTATILALLLFAERRGSDGGLGTGFLCLGVAVGAGVAAAIAARKYLDTVTGVGLSVCALLLCFGGGALLVPGQLGSSAALLGFSATLVAAVALYRATGVGATLTAAAITIAVFAGGSAAVRLIWDTDPAHLASGVMVAGIALLSAVPRLAALAARLPVPPVPTAGAAIDPADHEPRPTLEGIGAIGATALPSAAGLGQRADAANRYQTGMIAAAALAVVTGALGAIDPWDAPRWQQLALAVIAAVILSLRGRAFADLAQAAAMISAAALLIAGLLVGLALADPARLVLCGGLLLGFALLVVVFGVVGPHLEITPVTRRAGEIFEYLLICAIIPLVLWITGVYSMARNL from the coding sequence TTGACCGAGTCATTGAGCGGCGGCGCACGAGTCGCCGAGGTTGAGCTGTGCCGGGTATCGGTCATCGGCGGGAACACCCAGGTCGATGTGGGGCTTCCGGCCACCGTGCCGATCGGGGCGTTCATCGGAGATCTGGTGGCGCTCATCGCATCCCGCAATCCGGATCCGGTGGATGCCGAAGAAGGTTCGGCCGCACTGAAATCCGAGCACTGGACGCTGGCCCGCCTGGGCCGTGACGCCCTCCCGCCCGGCCGCACGCTGGCCGAGGCCGAGGTCTACGACGGCGAGCTGCTGGTGCTGCGCGCGGTCGGCGCGAAGGAAGCGCCGGCGCTGTTCGACGATGTCATCGACGCCGTGGCCCGGTTGACCGCCAACGACTTTCGCGGCTGGTCGCCGGTCGCGGCCAAATGGTCCGGCCTGATCGTGGCCGTCACGGCGACGATTCTGGCGCTGCTGCTGTTCGCCGAACGACGCGGCAGCGACGGCGGGCTGGGCACCGGCTTCCTGTGCCTGGGCGTCGCCGTGGGTGCCGGGGTGGCCGCGGCCATCGCCGCCCGCAAGTACCTCGACACCGTGACCGGGGTCGGGCTGTCGGTGTGCGCGCTGCTGCTCTGTTTCGGCGGCGGCGCGCTGCTGGTCCCCGGACAACTCGGTAGTTCGGCTGCGCTGCTGGGCTTTTCGGCGACCCTGGTGGCCGCGGTGGCGCTCTATCGCGCCACCGGAGTCGGCGCGACGCTGACCGCCGCCGCCATCACCATCGCGGTCTTCGCCGGTGGTTCCGCCGCCGTGCGCCTGATCTGGGACACCGATCCCGCGCATCTGGCCTCCGGGGTCATGGTGGCCGGTATCGCCCTGCTCTCGGCCGTGCCCCGGCTGGCGGCGCTGGCCGCACGGCTCCCGGTCCCGCCGGTGCCGACCGCGGGCGCGGCCATCGACCCGGCCGACCACGAACCCCGCCCCACCCTGGAGGGCATCGGCGCGATCGGCGCGACCGCCCTGCCCTCGGCGGCCGGGCTGGGCCAGCGCGCGGATGCCGCCAACCGCTATCAGACCGGCATGATCGCGGCCGCCGCGCTGGCCGTGGTGACCGGTGCGCTCGGCGCGATCGACCCGTGGGACGCCCCGCGCTGGCAGCAGCTCGCACTGGCCGTCATCGCCGCGGTGATCCTGAGCCTGCGCGGGCGCGCCTTCGCCGACCTGGCGCAGGCCGCCGCGATGATCTCCGCCGCCGCCCTGCTCATCGCCGGGCTGCTCGTCGGATTGGCGCTCGCCGACCCCGCGCGGCTGGTGCTGTGCGGTGGTCTGCTGCTCGGATTCGCCTTGCTGGTGGTGGTTTTCGGGGTCGTGGGCCCG